The Candidatus Thiodiazotropha endoloripes genome has a window encoding:
- a CDS encoding EAL domain-containing protein, with product MQGKVSAATDPWSGLTEDEILHLREVIDACDVGLCLVDRNKRALIWNPWLADYLGNPPQFAEHSTIETLIPALSGPRFDYMVHLAVALSQKQSVEASKKQAQMSRHLFSLENGQFLRVSVRPMMMHPGFCLVQINELAAEQKAPGSSGLRGLTENRTQAILSSVEDAVILVNADGMVEFVNLAAESMTGFQSQRISGRPLAEVYQVYDEMTQSAPLLTLEQILADDSRQLVLVHREGLTIPIQQTITRLKGDDGQLEGFVLVFKDTSQSRKLAAQLNWQSTHDPVTRLYNRVEFDRRLSLLLDETQFEDERHCLLYLDIDRFIIVNDNCGYAAGDELLRQLAALIKRSIRNSDLIARLGGDEFGILLSQCTLEVAERIAETIRQEVQAFRFAWEGKTFSQSLSIGMVPIDRHSESVEQILGYADIACLTAKEEGRNKIHIYDSVDSSAARRHGETQWVTRIRTALEEDRFTLYVQPISSLSGEDGVQEHVEVLIRLLDEDENLIPPGAFIPAAERFGLMPAVDHWVVDQVARFITQNRHSCLTAGRRFFVNLSGHSVCDDEFLQWILLTIRERDIPAGMLCFEVTETAAISNLTSAEHFMRTLQRYGCEFALDDFGSGLSSFGYLKHLPVEYLKIDGAFVHDMLENAIDESMVEAINRIGHIMGLETIAEFVETGEILQRLEAIGVDFVQGYGVCRPFPIKRLLEATQAAE from the coding sequence GTGCAGGGGAAGGTCTCAGCGGCGACTGATCCATGGTCCGGGCTTACCGAAGATGAAATATTGCATCTGCGGGAAGTGATCGATGCCTGCGATGTGGGCCTCTGCCTGGTCGACCGCAACAAGCGAGCACTGATCTGGAACCCCTGGCTGGCAGATTATCTTGGTAATCCGCCACAGTTCGCTGAACACTCAACCATCGAAACCCTGATTCCGGCACTGTCGGGACCGAGATTCGATTATATGGTCCACCTGGCAGTCGCCCTGTCGCAGAAGCAGAGCGTGGAGGCGAGCAAAAAACAGGCGCAAATGTCGCGTCATCTTTTCAGTCTCGAGAATGGTCAGTTTTTAAGGGTCAGTGTGCGGCCCATGATGATGCATCCGGGCTTCTGCCTGGTACAGATCAATGAACTGGCGGCCGAGCAGAAAGCACCCGGTTCGTCAGGCTTGCGCGGACTCACGGAAAATCGCACCCAGGCGATACTCTCCTCGGTTGAGGATGCGGTCATTCTGGTCAATGCCGATGGAATGGTGGAGTTTGTCAATCTGGCCGCCGAGAGTATGACCGGCTTCCAGAGTCAACGCATATCCGGCCGTCCTCTGGCTGAGGTCTATCAGGTCTACGATGAAATGACTCAGTCGGCACCGTTGCTGACCCTCGAGCAGATCCTCGCCGATGACAGTCGGCAGCTGGTACTGGTTCATCGTGAGGGATTGACGATACCCATCCAGCAGACGATCACCCGCCTGAAGGGGGATGATGGTCAACTGGAAGGGTTTGTACTGGTTTTCAAGGATACCAGCCAGTCCCGCAAGTTGGCGGCCCAGCTGAATTGGCAGTCGACCCATGATCCGGTCACCCGACTCTATAACCGGGTCGAATTCGATCGTCGACTCTCGCTGCTGCTGGATGAGACCCAGTTTGAAGATGAGCGGCACTGTCTGCTCTATCTGGACATCGACCGCTTTATCATCGTCAACGATAACTGCGGTTACGCGGCGGGTGACGAGTTGCTGAGGCAGCTCGCCGCTCTGATCAAGCGTTCAATCCGCAACAGTGATTTGATTGCCCGTCTGGGCGGGGATGAGTTCGGTATTCTGCTCAGTCAGTGCACACTGGAAGTGGCTGAGCGCATTGCCGAGACGATCCGCCAGGAGGTTCAGGCATTCCGCTTTGCCTGGGAGGGCAAGACCTTTTCCCAGAGTCTCAGCATCGGCATGGTGCCGATCGACAGACATAGCGAGAGTGTTGAGCAGATTCTCGGCTATGCGGATATCGCCTGCCTCACGGCGAAAGAGGAGGGGCGTAACAAAATCCATATCTACGATTCGGTGGACAGCTCCGCAGCCAGACGTCATGGCGAGACCCAGTGGGTGACCCGGATTCGGACCGCCCTGGAAGAGGACCGTTTTACACTCTATGTGCAGCCGATTTCATCCCTCAGTGGTGAGGATGGGGTGCAGGAGCATGTGGAGGTGCTGATCCGCCTGCTCGATGAGGATGAAAATCTGATACCGCCAGGGGCCTTCATTCCCGCTGCAGAACGATTCGGTCTGATGCCTGCGGTCGATCATTGGGTGGTGGACCAGGTGGCTCGCTTCATCACCCAAAATCGCCACTCCTGTCTGACGGCCGGACGTCGCTTTTTCGTCAATCTCTCCGGTCATTCAGTCTGTGATGATGAGTTTCTGCAGTGGATTCTGCTGACCATCAGGGAGCGGGATATACCCGCTGGCATGCTCTGTTTCGAAGTCACCGAAACCGCCGCCATCTCCAATCTCACCTCGGCGGAACATTTCATGCGCACCCTGCAGCGTTATGGCTGTGAATTCGCCCTGGACGATTTTGGCAGCGGCCTCTCCTCCTTCGGTTATCTGAAGCATCTGCCGGTAGAGTATCTGAAAATCGACGGCGCTTTCGTTCACGACATGCTTGAGAATGCGATCGACGAATCGATGGTGGAGGCGATCAATCGCATCGGCCACATCATGGGGCTGGAGACCATCGCTGAGTTTGTCGAAACCGGGGAGATTCTGCAGCGACTCGAGGCGATCGGGGTCGACTTTGTCCAGGGATATGGGGTTTGCCGGCCCTTCCCCATCAAGCGCCTGTTGGAAGCCACTCAGGCAGCCGAATAG
- the rapA gene encoding RNA polymerase-associated protein RapA, translating into MPSFLPGQRWISDTESELGLGVITGCEGRRVTIHFPAIDESRVYAIEGAPLTRVAFTAGDQIESREGWQMSIRQTLLNDGLITYLGERPDGSQVRLEELELSDTLRIDQPKQRLLTGQIDPPHWFNLRQQTLSHLGKQQQSSLLGLVGPRIDLIPHQLYIAHEVAGRPVPRVLLADEVGLGKTIEACLILHQQLLTGRASRVLILVPDPLVHQWLVELLRRFNLKFRILDEETCQAIQDSGQADNPFHAEQLVLCSLNLFHHNPARLTQALDGEWDLLIVDEAHHLTWSEEDPSAEYLLVEALSLRTPGVLLLTATPEQLGQAGHFARLRLLDPDRYYDLQSFLQEEQHYQPVAEAVEHLLREEPLPEKATQALLSKLDESESMPLLGLLNDPTRDPAERNEARESLINSLLDRHGTGRVLFRNTRARISGFPTRELIAYPLPMPEEYGVALQQSGIPSANLRLTPERLYSEQGHPDWWQLDPRVSWLIELLRKQTDNKFLLICSHDQSAVELQQAVRNLSGISVGVFHQDMTIVERDRAAAWFADPQGARLLICSEIGSEGRNFQFAHHLILFDLPADPDLLEQRIGRLDRIGQQQTVTIHQPYMEPGPQSVMLHWYRDGLDAFRQHVPGAQQISEQLGGELWQLIEEKPEPAPLADLIQRTRELKQQIQLRLQQGRDHLLELGACRQPIASQLVEQLSEQDDSKRLPDYLQRLFDCYNIETEELGEAGLILRPGEQVIAGSLPGLPADGLTATYSRRDALSHEERHFLTWEHPLVRNAMDQVVSIQTGNSTAMACKHPKLKKAQLLLECLFVVECPAPRKLQVGRFLPTTSNRILIDAEGRRLDHLADCDTLLEHAEELDRKALLPVINSYRSQLRSLIAAAEEAAANLVDEQVKQSAAKMMKYYTTEIQRMQALKKHNPSVRGEEIEMLQQQGMALHQQLQSTRLRLDAVRLVVTL; encoded by the coding sequence ATGCCATCTTTTCTGCCGGGTCAGCGCTGGATCAGTGACACGGAATCGGAACTCGGTCTGGGGGTAATTACCGGCTGCGAAGGCCGCCGGGTCACCATCCACTTCCCGGCCATCGACGAGAGCCGGGTCTACGCCATTGAGGGGGCCCCTCTGACCCGGGTGGCGTTTACCGCCGGCGACCAGATCGAGAGTCGTGAAGGCTGGCAGATGAGCATCCGTCAGACCCTGCTCAATGACGGCCTGATCACCTATCTGGGTGAACGACCCGATGGCAGTCAGGTACGTCTTGAAGAGCTGGAGTTGAGTGACACCCTGCGCATCGATCAGCCCAAACAGCGGCTGCTCACCGGTCAGATCGACCCCCCCCACTGGTTCAACCTGCGCCAGCAGACCCTCAGCCACCTGGGTAAACAGCAGCAATCCTCGCTGCTCGGCCTGGTCGGCCCGCGTATCGATCTGATCCCTCATCAGCTCTATATCGCCCATGAGGTGGCTGGACGACCGGTACCCAGGGTGCTGCTGGCTGACGAAGTGGGCCTGGGAAAAACCATCGAGGCCTGCCTGATTCTCCACCAGCAACTGCTGACCGGACGGGCCAGCAGGGTATTGATCCTGGTGCCGGACCCTCTGGTCCATCAGTGGCTGGTTGAGCTGTTGCGACGCTTCAATCTGAAATTCCGCATTCTCGATGAAGAGACCTGCCAGGCCATTCAGGACTCGGGGCAGGCGGACAACCCGTTCCATGCGGAACAGCTGGTGCTCTGCAGTCTGAATCTTTTTCACCACAACCCGGCCCGTCTCACCCAGGCACTGGATGGGGAGTGGGATCTGCTGATCGTCGATGAGGCACACCACCTGACCTGGTCGGAAGAGGATCCCAGTGCAGAGTATCTGCTGGTCGAAGCACTCTCATTGCGCACACCCGGGGTACTGCTGTTGACCGCCACCCCGGAACAGCTCGGTCAGGCCGGCCATTTTGCCCGGTTGCGCCTGCTCGACCCGGATCGCTACTACGATCTACAGAGCTTCCTCCAGGAAGAGCAGCACTATCAGCCGGTTGCGGAAGCCGTGGAGCATCTGTTGCGGGAGGAGCCACTGCCCGAGAAAGCCACTCAGGCGCTGTTGAGTAAACTGGATGAGTCCGAAAGCATGCCACTGCTGGGTCTGCTCAACGATCCGACCCGGGATCCGGCTGAACGAAACGAAGCGAGAGAGAGCCTGATCAACAGCCTGCTCGACCGACATGGCACCGGACGGGTACTGTTCCGCAATACCCGCGCCCGTATCAGCGGTTTTCCAACCAGAGAGCTGATCGCCTACCCGCTGCCGATGCCCGAAGAGTACGGGGTCGCACTGCAGCAGAGCGGAATCCCATCGGCCAACCTGCGACTCACCCCGGAACGCCTCTACAGCGAGCAGGGCCACCCTGACTGGTGGCAGCTGGACCCCAGGGTATCCTGGCTGATCGAGCTGCTACGCAAGCAGACCGACAACAAGTTCCTGTTGATCTGCAGCCATGATCAGAGCGCTGTGGAGCTGCAGCAGGCGGTTCGTAACCTGTCCGGTATCTCCGTCGGGGTTTTCCATCAGGATATGACGATTGTGGAGCGGGACCGGGCGGCCGCCTGGTTTGCCGACCCGCAAGGAGCCCGGCTGCTGATCTGTTCGGAAATCGGCAGCGAAGGACGTAATTTTCAATTTGCCCACCACCTGATTCTGTTCGACCTGCCAGCGGATCCCGATCTGCTGGAACAGCGCATCGGCCGTCTCGACCGGATCGGTCAGCAACAGACCGTCACCATCCATCAGCCCTACATGGAGCCTGGCCCCCAGTCGGTGATGCTGCACTGGTACCGGGATGGCCTGGACGCCTTTCGTCAGCATGTGCCCGGCGCTCAACAGATCAGCGAGCAGCTCGGCGGCGAACTCTGGCAACTGATCGAAGAGAAGCCGGAGCCAGCCCCTCTGGCGGATCTGATTCAACGCACCCGTGAGTTGAAACAGCAGATACAGCTGCGCCTGCAGCAGGGGCGCGACCACCTGCTTGAGCTTGGCGCCTGCCGGCAACCCATTGCCAGCCAGCTGGTCGAGCAGTTGTCCGAACAGGACGACTCGAAGCGGCTGCCAGACTATCTCCAACGGCTGTTTGACTGTTACAACATCGAAACGGAAGAGCTGGGAGAGGCGGGCCTGATCCTGCGTCCCGGCGAGCAGGTGATTGCCGGTTCGTTACCCGGTCTGCCCGCCGACGGTCTGACTGCCACCTACAGTCGGCGTGACGCCCTGAGCCATGAAGAGCGCCACTTTCTTACCTGGGAACACCCGCTGGTGCGTAACGCCATGGATCAGGTAGTCAGTATCCAGACCGGTAACAGCACGGCAATGGCCTGCAAACACCCGAAACTCAAAAAAGCACAGCTGCTGCTGGAGTGCCTGTTTGTGGTGGAGTGTCCGGCGCCCAGAAAGCTCCAGGTAGGCCGCTTTCTGCCAACCACTTCAAACCGCATCCTGATCGATGCCGAAGGCCGACGACTCGACCATCTGGCAGACTGCGACACACTGCTCGAACATGCCGAGGAGCTGGATCGCAAAGCCCTGCTGCCAGTGATCAACAGCTATCGGTCACAGTTGCGTTCGCTGATCGCGGCGGCGGAAGAGGCCGCGGCCAATCTGGTGGATGAGCAGGTGAAACAGTCAGCGGCAAAAATGATGAAATACTACACAACCGAGATTCAGCGCATGCAGGCATTGAAAAAACACAACCCTTCGGTGCGCGGTGAAGAGATCGAGATGCTGCAACAGCAGGGGATGGCGCTGCATCAACAGTTGCAGTCAACACGCCTGCGCCTGGATGCAGTACGACTGGTGGTTACGCTCTAG
- a CDS encoding YqhA family protein: MEAIFEKLLWNSRLIVLAAVVASLAAAVAMFYMASVDAFYMISHLGHYASPALTGEERVALRSTTVTHVVEIVDGYLLATVLLIFSLGLYELFISKIDHAEGSDSASNVLMITSLDDLKSRLAKVVMMILVVRYFEFALSMEFTTPLDLLQFAGGIALLGLALYLSHMADKSGH, from the coding sequence GTGGAAGCGATATTTGAAAAATTACTCTGGAACAGCCGGCTGATTGTCCTGGCCGCTGTGGTTGCCAGCCTGGCAGCAGCCGTTGCCATGTTCTATATGGCCTCTGTGGATGCCTTCTACATGATCAGCCATTTAGGTCACTACGCCTCGCCGGCCCTGACGGGCGAGGAGCGGGTGGCGCTGCGTTCAACCACGGTGACCCATGTGGTGGAGATTGTGGATGGCTATCTGTTGGCGACTGTGCTGTTGATCTTCTCATTGGGTCTGTATGAGCTGTTCATCAGCAAGATCGATCATGCCGAGGGTTCGGACAGCGCCTCAAACGTGTTGATGATCACCAGCCTGGATGACCTGAAGAGCCGCCTGGCCAAAGTGGTGATGATGATCCTGGTGGTACGTTATTTCGAATTCGCCCTCAGTATGGAGTTCACCACCCCGCTGGACCTGCTGCAGTTCGCTGGCGGAATCGCTCTGCTCGGGCTCGCCCTCTATCTGTCCCACATGGCGGATAAGAGTGGTCACTGA
- a CDS encoding GIY-YIG nuclease family protein has protein sequence MHNPRRHQIQVGRLGLCDFIRGWYLYVGSAFGPGGVAARCAHHRRISPRPRWHIDYLRAVTNLRQIWYSNDPRQREHQWAALLGEPLGFAQPMGGFGSSDCDCGSHLFISAVKPDWKRFAVLAGERLSDQQVINCEIV, from the coding sequence TTGCATAATCCCAGGCGCCATCAGATCCAGGTGGGTCGTCTGGGGCTGTGCGATTTCATCCGCGGCTGGTATCTCTACGTCGGCAGCGCTTTCGGCCCCGGCGGGGTGGCTGCGCGCTGCGCTCACCACCGGCGGATCAGCCCGCGCCCCCGCTGGCATATCGACTATTTACGGGCGGTGACCAATCTGCGCCAGATCTGGTATAGCAATGATCCCAGGCAGCGGGAACATCAATGGGCAGCCCTGCTCGGCGAACCGCTCGGATTTGCCCAGCCGATGGGTGGATTCGGCTCATCTGACTGTGACTGCGGGAGTCACCTCTTTATTTCTGCGGTCAAACCCGATTGGAAGAGATTTGCGGTACTTGCTGGTGAACGTTTGAGCGATCAACAGGTGATTAATTGTGAAATTGTTTAA
- a CDS encoding c-type cytochrome, with the protein MNKMKSYLLATSASVLALGAVATASADPVALATQRGCMACHQIETKVVGPAYKEVAAKYKGQADAVAALSAKVKAGGSGVWGPVPMPPNAHVSDEDIKVIVEWVMSL; encoded by the coding sequence ATGAATAAGATGAAATCATATTTGCTGGCTACCAGCGCTTCTGTTCTTGCTCTTGGTGCTGTTGCGACTGCATCTGCCGATCCTGTTGCTCTGGCAACCCAGCGTGGCTGCATGGCATGCCACCAGATTGAAACCAAGGTTGTTGGTCCTGCCTACAAAGAAGTGGCTGCAAAGTACAAAGGCCAGGCTGATGCTGTAGCGGCACTCTCTGCCAAGGTCAAAGCCGGCGGTTCCGGTGTCTGGGGCCCAGTACCCATGCCACCTAACGCCCATGTCAGCGACGAAGACATCAAAGTCATCGTAGAGTGGGTCATGAGCCTCTGA
- a CDS encoding copper chaperone PCu(A)C, whose translation MSLQRLLPILGFCLFFMSQQLMAGSAVMADDPYVRAVPPGQPNSASFMTLHNMGKKDLALVSASSSAAEVVELHTHTMEDGMMRMRKVEKIDLPADQKISLKPGGLHVMLIGLKQKLVPGEKIGLTLNFDDGSELKLDAPVRKLRMKMKHSDHGSHNH comes from the coding sequence ATGAGCTTGCAACGTTTGCTTCCGATCCTTGGCTTTTGCCTGTTTTTCATGAGTCAGCAGCTGATGGCCGGTTCCGCCGTGATGGCTGACGATCCCTATGTCCGCGCTGTACCACCCGGCCAGCCGAATTCCGCCTCATTCATGACCCTGCATAACATGGGTAAAAAGGATCTTGCTCTGGTTAGCGCCAGCAGCAGTGCCGCTGAGGTTGTCGAGCTGCATACCCACACCATGGAAGATGGCATGATGCGGATGCGTAAAGTGGAAAAGATCGATCTGCCTGCCGACCAGAAAATCAGCCTGAAGCCGGGTGGCCTGCATGTCATGCTGATCGGCTTGAAGCAGAAACTTGTGCCGGGTGAGAAGATCGGCCTGACGCTCAACTTTGACGATGGATCGGAGCTCAAATTGGATGCCCCGGTGCGCAAGTTGCGTATGAAGATGAAGCATTCCGACCATGGCAGTCACAACCACTGA
- a CDS encoding c-type cytochrome produces the protein MNKWLVTATLALSFTVGLAQAAGNAEDGKNKSAVCAGCHGAEGNSPLNPVWPKIAGQHPAYIEKQIKDFKANKRSDPMMSPMAAPLSDQDIADLAAYYSSQTIKTGVAAADKVEAGERLYRAGNADTGVAACMACHGPSGAGNPQANFPAIAGQHATYVEKALKDFRAGTRTNDASKMMQGVVERMTDEEMAEVAQYIQGLSR, from the coding sequence ATGAATAAATGGCTCGTAACCGCAACCCTAGCCCTCTCTTTCACTGTCGGCCTGGCACAGGCTGCCGGCAATGCAGAAGATGGTAAAAACAAATCCGCTGTCTGCGCCGGTTGTCATGGCGCTGAAGGCAATAGCCCTCTCAATCCGGTCTGGCCAAAGATTGCCGGACAGCATCCAGCGTATATCGAGAAGCAGATCAAGGATTTCAAAGCGAACAAGCGCAGTGATCCGATGATGTCACCAATGGCTGCTCCTCTGAGCGACCAGGATATCGCCGATCTTGCTGCCTACTACTCCAGTCAGACCATCAAGACCGGTGTGGCTGCCGCAGACAAGGTTGAAGCGGGTGAGCGTCTCTACCGGGCCGGAAACGCCGATACCGGTGTGGCCGCCTGCATGGCCTGTCACGGACCATCCGGTGCGGGTAACCCCCAGGCTAACTTCCCGGCCATCGCCGGTCAGCACGCCACCTATGTGGAAAAGGCACTGAAGGATTTTCGTGCCGGCACCCGGACCAATGACGCCAGCAAGATGATGCAGGGTGTGGTCGAGAGAATGACCGATGAAGAGATGGCCGAGGTGGCCCAGTACATACAGGGGCTCAGTCGTTAA
- a CDS encoding endonuclease/exonuclease/phosphatase family protein, with the protein MNKQIIENQATLDDNHRLRLLSYNIQAGADTRRYREYVTRGWKQVLPHKDKRHNLNRISHLLKDFDVVGLQEVDSGSFRSGFIDQTAYLAELAGFPYWYRQVNRKLGKLAQYSNGVLSRVQPSMIAEHRLPGLPGRGAVLMEFQTTEKPLGICMMHLALGRRARLRQFSYISELVSHYSHLVLMGDFNCGCSSTEFQYLMENTNLQGSTCDMMTFPSWRPSKKLDHILASPSLRVSKSEVLNYAHSDHLPISLEIELPENVVLPAAA; encoded by the coding sequence ATGAATAAGCAAATCATAGAGAATCAAGCCACGCTGGATGATAACCACCGGTTGCGCCTGCTCAGTTACAACATTCAGGCCGGTGCAGACACCCGTCGTTACCGGGAGTATGTCACCCGCGGCTGGAAACAGGTTCTTCCCCACAAAGACAAACGACACAATCTGAATCGTATCTCCCATCTGTTGAAGGACTTCGACGTGGTGGGGCTTCAGGAGGTCGACTCAGGCAGCTTTCGCAGCGGTTTCATCGATCAGACCGCCTATCTCGCGGAGTTGGCAGGATTTCCCTACTGGTATCGCCAGGTCAACCGTAAACTGGGTAAGCTGGCGCAGTACAGCAACGGGGTGCTGAGCCGGGTACAACCGAGCATGATTGCCGAACATCGGCTGCCTGGTCTGCCAGGCCGGGGAGCGGTGCTGATGGAGTTTCAGACCACTGAGAAACCCCTGGGAATCTGCATGATGCATCTTGCCCTGGGCCGGCGTGCCAGACTGCGTCAGTTCTCCTACATCAGCGAGCTGGTCTCCCACTACTCCCATCTGGTTCTGATGGGGGATTTCAATTGTGGTTGCAGCTCCACAGAGTTCCAGTATCTGATGGAGAATACCAATCTGCAGGGCAGTACCTGTGACATGATGACCTTCCCCAGCTGGCGCCCCAGCAAGAAGCTGGACCATATTCTGGCCTCACCCAGTTTGAGAGTGTCAAAATCGGAGGTCCTCAACTATGCCCACTCTGATCACCTGCCGATCAGTCTGGAGATTGAGTTGCCTGAAAATGTGGTTTTGCCAGCTGCCGCCTGA
- a CDS encoding GGDEF domain-containing protein, with product MNDTDWKKRYDDLLRQSESEDEANKALEELLTRTVIRLTIAASGLDSRLEPHLKSVRDAVRGGGGSISQDKLNEITEGLLHFAEQQDSAAADEGDLYQKLLSPFKLSKKALAETTDLLEQLVSDPSEMEEKAFARLVRLLGQGNEAAGEKKTSGLFGRLLGHSEESGPKPNQILLNLLEQASWPGHWGEPISSFKHRLLKDAAADAWVGVLDDLLDLSAKSFGEIQSEIQEAEDFLEELTQRLQDLGLHLQTAHEGRDKIAQHGRTLSEQVHGQVGDIGTHVAQATDLQQLKDAVSQRITLIQQSIDTYLEEEQSFHQQAEEGEQALRERLTQLEKESTELRSRMVEAHHMALLDAVTGLPNRLAYEERIEQEVARWKRFDSPLTMLVWDVDDFKKINDRYGHQAGDKALRVIAQSLRARLRETDFIARFGGEEFVCLLCGAEGEEALSVAEEMRQSVESNGFHSHGKPVVVTISCGLTSFTKGDGVDQVFSRADKALYQAKRKGKNRCELV from the coding sequence ATGAACGATACCGACTGGAAAAAACGTTACGATGATCTGCTGCGTCAATCCGAATCTGAAGACGAGGCTAACAAGGCTCTGGAGGAGCTGCTGACGAGGACCGTCATCCGTTTGACCATTGCCGCCAGTGGCCTGGATAGCCGGCTTGAGCCCCACCTGAAGTCGGTACGCGATGCGGTCCGTGGTGGGGGTGGTTCGATCTCCCAGGATAAACTGAATGAGATCACCGAGGGACTGCTCCATTTTGCCGAACAGCAGGATAGTGCGGCTGCGGATGAGGGTGATCTCTATCAAAAGCTGCTCAGCCCGTTCAAACTCTCCAAGAAGGCCCTGGCCGAAACCACAGATCTGCTTGAACAGCTGGTAAGTGATCCATCGGAGATGGAGGAGAAAGCCTTCGCCCGGCTGGTTCGTCTGCTGGGGCAGGGTAACGAGGCCGCCGGTGAAAAAAAAACCTCGGGCCTGTTCGGACGGCTGCTGGGGCATAGCGAAGAGTCGGGACCCAAACCGAATCAGATCCTGCTGAATCTGCTTGAACAGGCCTCCTGGCCCGGTCATTGGGGTGAACCGATCAGCAGTTTCAAGCATCGTCTTCTGAAGGACGCGGCGGCGGATGCCTGGGTCGGTGTATTGGATGACCTGCTCGATTTGTCGGCCAAGTCGTTTGGTGAGATCCAGTCGGAGATACAGGAGGCCGAGGATTTTCTTGAAGAGCTGACCCAGCGCCTGCAGGACCTGGGTCTGCATCTGCAGACGGCCCATGAAGGTCGGGATAAGATCGCACAGCATGGGCGCACCCTGAGTGAACAGGTACACGGTCAGGTTGGGGATATTGGTACTCACGTTGCCCAGGCCACCGATCTGCAGCAGTTGAAAGATGCGGTCAGTCAGCGGATCACTCTGATACAACAGAGTATCGACACCTATCTGGAAGAGGAGCAAAGTTTTCATCAGCAGGCCGAGGAAGGGGAGCAGGCACTACGCGAACGCCTCACCCAGCTGGAAAAGGAGTCCACCGAACTGCGATCCCGCATGGTTGAGGCGCACCACATGGCTTTGTTGGATGCTGTCACCGGCCTGCCCAACCGGCTGGCCTACGAAGAGCGGATCGAGCAGGAGGTGGCCCGCTGGAAGCGCTTTGACAGTCCACTGACCATGTTGGTCTGGGATGTGGATGATTTCAAGAAGATCAATGATCGCTATGGACACCAGGCCGGTGACAAGGCGCTCAGGGTGATCGCTCAGAGTCTCAGAGCCCGCTTACGGGAAACCGATTTCATCGCCCGCTTCGGTGGCGAAGAGTTTGTCTGTCTGCTCTGCGGGGCCGAGGGCGAGGAGGCGCTGAGTGTCGCTGAAGAGATGCGTCAATCGGTCGAGAGTAATGGTTTCCATTCCCACGGTAAGCCGGTCGTCGTCACCATCTCCTGTGGACTGACAAGCTTCACTAAGGGGGATGGGGTTGACCAGGTGTTCTCGCGGGCCGACAAGGCCCTCTACCAGGCAAAGCGCAAAGGCAAGAATCGCTGCGAACTGGTCTGA
- a CDS encoding CreA family protein, with translation MNSKFLWTLGLILFCLNPLQAEQLGEVSTKFRMLGPNDKVVIEAFDDPAVPGVTCYLSRAKTGGMGGAMGIAEDTSDASIACRQTGLVNLPGDILNQSRDGEEVFKQRTSILFKTMQVVRFYDAKRNTLVYMTYSDKLVDGSPKNSITAVPLFRPQSPQLPGPKEQ, from the coding sequence ATGAACTCGAAATTTCTATGGACTCTAGGATTGATCCTATTCTGTCTGAATCCACTGCAGGCAGAACAGCTGGGCGAGGTCAGCACCAAATTCCGCATGCTCGGCCCGAATGACAAGGTGGTCATCGAAGCCTTTGACGACCCGGCGGTTCCAGGCGTCACCTGTTATTTGAGTCGGGCCAAGACCGGCGGCATGGGCGGTGCCATGGGAATTGCCGAGGACACTTCCGATGCCTCGATCGCCTGCCGACAGACCGGATTGGTGAACCTTCCCGGTGACATTCTGAATCAGTCGAGGGATGGGGAGGAGGTCTTTAAACAGCGCACATCGATTCTGTTCAAGACCATGCAGGTGGTACGCTTCTACGATGCCAAGCGCAACACCCTGGTGTATATGACCTACAGCGATAAACTGGTGGATGGATCACCGAAAAACAGTATTACCGCAGTACCCCTGTTCCGGCCCCAGAGCCCGCAACTTCCCGGCCCCAAAGAGCAGTGA
- a CDS encoding TusE/DsrC/DsvC family sulfur relay protein: protein MRLEHSASRTSPENLRATRPIEVEGRLIAIDDEGYLQTLDDWTPAVAEALADADGVTLTEEHWLLIDFLHRFYAEYGIAPEMPILARNLCKDKDDCRWNKRYIEGLFPGGAKMACRYAGLSRPVGRSCL, encoded by the coding sequence ATGAGGTTAGAACACTCAGCGTCCCGCACCTCTCCTGAAAATCTGAGAGCTACCCGTCCTATTGAAGTGGAAGGACGTCTGATCGCAATCGATGATGAAGGCTATCTGCAAACGCTTGATGATTGGACCCCGGCCGTTGCAGAGGCACTCGCAGATGCCGATGGCGTAACCCTGACAGAAGAACACTGGTTGCTGATCGATTTTCTGCATCGCTTCTATGCAGAGTATGGCATTGCTCCTGAAATGCCTATCCTGGCCAGAAATCTGTGCAAGGATAAAGATGATTGCCGCTGGAACAAGCGTTATATCGAAGGCCTGTTTCCGGGTGGCGCCAAGATGGCCTGCCGCTATGCCGGACTCAGCAGACCGGTAGGGCGCAGCTGCCTGTAA